A single Marinitoga aeolica DNA region contains:
- a CDS encoding ABC transporter ATP-binding protein has protein sequence MMILQIKDLNINYEVKNGYVSAVQNVNIDLSENETLGLVGESGCGKSTLGKSLLKILPKNAKILGEINFKGKNIADYNEKEMRKIRGKHISMIFQDPMTSLNPIMKVKDLFLETIKAHYPEIPEDEALEMSGKILSDVGIDPIRMNEYSFQFSGGMRQRVMIALSLVLKPEIVIADEPTTSLDVIVQAQIMEVLKKLKDEHKMSMILITHDLGVVAELADRIGVMYAGHLVELSTAEKIYYEPKHPYTQALLKSIPNTNIDDRELRYIPGDLPNLVKPPKGCRFASRCPYAKDICHKEVPPEFEVDGTRVKCWLYKDEKVRV, from the coding sequence TTGATGATATTACAAATAAAAGACTTAAATATAAATTATGAAGTAAAAAATGGTTATGTTAGTGCTGTTCAAAATGTAAATATCGATCTTTCAGAAAATGAAACACTTGGACTCGTCGGAGAATCAGGGTGTGGAAAATCCACATTAGGAAAATCATTATTGAAAATACTTCCAAAAAATGCAAAAATACTTGGTGAAATAAATTTTAAGGGTAAAAATATAGCTGATTATAATGAAAAAGAAATGAGAAAAATTAGAGGGAAACATATTTCTATGATTTTTCAGGATCCAATGACATCATTAAATCCCATTATGAAGGTAAAAGATTTATTTTTAGAAACAATAAAAGCTCATTATCCAGAAATTCCAGAAGATGAAGCTCTTGAAATGTCAGGAAAAATATTATCGGATGTTGGTATAGACCCTATTCGTATGAATGAATATTCTTTTCAATTTTCTGGTGGAATGCGTCAAAGGGTTATGATAGCTTTATCATTAGTATTAAAACCAGAAATAGTTATTGCAGATGAACCTACAACGTCATTAGATGTTATTGTTCAAGCTCAAATTATGGAAGTATTGAAAAAATTAAAGGATGAACATAAAATGTCTATGATCCTAATAACCCATGATTTAGGGGTTGTTGCAGAATTAGCGGATAGAATTGGAGTTATGTATGCTGGTCATCTTGTTGAACTTTCTACAGCAGAAAAAATATATTATGAACCAAAACATCCATACACTCAAGCATTATTAAAATCAATACCAAATACTAATATTGATGACAGAGAATTAAGATATATTCCAGGAGATTTACCAAATTTAGTTAAACCACCAAAGGGCTGTAGATTTGCATCTCGTTGTCCATATGCAAAAGATATTTGTCATAAAGAAGTTCCACCTGAATTTGAAGTAGATGGAACAAGAGTAAAATGCTGGTTGTATAAAGATGAGAAGGTGAGAGTATGA
- a CDS encoding ABC transporter permease, with amino-acid sequence MEEKFLSHKIASFFKDLFKTGTGWITFIGAMILLFYILMAIFAPQLAPYNPIQRVGRALSAPNNHFIFGTDNLGRDIFSRIMYGARIALSIAFISVGFASVFGIPLGLLSGYIGGPLDRILTLIMDAIYSFPGLILAIAIAAVLGPGMINIALSIAVVYTPTYFRVIRNQVSGIKNELYVEGARAIGAKNWEILFKYILPNVLPSVVVVLSMNLADAIMTEAGLSFLGLGIAPPTPDWGYDLSNGQRFVLSRAWWGILYPGMAIITIVLGFSLFSEGLNELLNPTIRERR; translated from the coding sequence ATGGAAGAAAAATTTTTATCACATAAAATAGCTTCATTTTTCAAAGATTTATTTAAAACCGGGACTGGCTGGATCACTTTTATAGGTGCTATGATTTTGTTATTTTATATATTAATGGCTATTTTTGCACCACAATTAGCACCTTATAATCCAATTCAAAGAGTTGGTAGAGCTTTAAGTGCTCCAAATAATCATTTTATTTTTGGCACAGATAACCTTGGAAGAGATATTTTCAGCAGAATAATGTATGGAGCAAGAATTGCTCTATCTATTGCTTTTATTTCTGTTGGGTTTGCTTCTGTCTTTGGAATTCCATTGGGGTTATTATCTGGTTATATTGGAGGTCCATTAGATAGAATTCTTACTTTAATTATGGATGCAATATATTCATTCCCTGGTTTAATTCTGGCAATAGCTATTGCAGCGGTATTAGGACCTGGTATGATTAATATTGCTTTATCTATTGCTGTTGTTTATACTCCTACATATTTTAGAGTAATAAGAAATCAAGTTTCTGGTATTAAAAACGAATTATATGTCGAAGGAGCAAGAGCTATTGGAGCAAAAAATTGGGAAATATTATTTAAATATATTCTTCCAAACGTATTGCCTTCTGTTGTTGTTGTTTTATCTATGAACTTAGCTGATGCTATTATGACAGAGGCCGGTTTAAGCTTTTTAGGTTTAGGAATTGCTCCACCTACTCCTGATTGGGGTTATGATTTAAGTAATGGCCAAAGATTTGTTCTATCACGTGCATGGTGGGGAATATTATATCCTGGTATGGCTATAATTACTATAGTTTTAGGATTTTCCTTATTCAGTGAAGGACTTAATGAACTATTGAATCCTACTATTCGTGAAAGAAGGTGA